In Malus sylvestris chromosome 15, drMalSylv7.2, whole genome shotgun sequence, a single genomic region encodes these proteins:
- the LOC126604191 gene encoding arabinosyltransferase RRA3-like, whose translation MMAGRREGSLMRDKTQSFRGSRIVTAIVMGILLGCVFAFLFPHGFLSSYPPIQNRRFGKSDLQISSSQCESTERTTALRSDIASLSDKNDELKKEVQELTEKLRLSEQGKDHAHEQFSVLGKPHKAGPFGTVKGLRTNPAVVPDESVNPRLAKILEEVAVQKELIVALANSNVKSMLEVWFTSIKKVGITNYLVVGLDDEIEEFCKANDVPVYKRDPDEGFDSIGKTGGNHAVSGLKFRILREFLQLGYSVLLSDVDIVYLQNPFNHLYRDSDVESMTDGHNNYTAYGFNDVFDEPSMGWARYAHTMRIWVYNSGFFYIRPTLPAIELLDRVAERLSRPEKAWDQAVFNEELFFPSHPGYNGLHASKRTMDFYLFMNSKVLFKTVRKDANLKKLKPVILHVNYHPDKLPRMQAIMDFYVNGKQDALEPFPDGSQW comes from the exons ATGATGGCGGGTCGTAGAGAGGGGTCGTTGATGAGGGACAAGACGCAGTCGTTTCGTGGATCTCGAATCGTGACCGCCATTGTCATGGGAATCCTACTGGGTTGCGTCTTCGCCTTCTTGTTTCCTCATGGATTCCTGAGCTCCTATCCGCCTATCCAAAACCGCCGATTTGGGAAATCGGATCTTCAG ATTAGCTCATCACAATGTGAATCAACAGAACGGACTACTGCGTTGAGGTCAGATATTGCATCATTGTCGGACAAGAATGATGAGCTGAAGAAGGAGGTGCAGGAACTAACTGAAAAGCTACGGCTGTCTGAACAAGGAAAGGATCATGCACACGAACAGTTTTCTGTGTTAGGTAAACCGCATAAGGCTGGCCCTTTTGGTACCGTCAAGGGCTTGAGAACTAACCCGGCAGTTGTTCCTGATGAATCTGTGAATCCGAGGTTGGCAAAGATCTTGGAGGAAGTTGCAGTACAAAAAGAGCTTATAGTTGCACTTGCGAATTCAAATGTGAAAAGCATGTTGGAGGTATGGTTTACTAGCATCAAGAAAGTTGGTATAACCAATTATCTAGTTGTAGGgttagatgatgaaattgaagaatttTGCAAAGCTAATGATGTTCCTGTATACAAAAGAGATCCAGATGAGGGTTTTGATTCAATTGGGAAGACGGGAGGTAACCATGCGGTGTCTGGGTTGAAATTTCGTATCTTGAGGGAGTTTCTGCAACTAGGTTACAGTGTTCTTCTCTCGGATGTTGATATAGTATATTTGCAGAACCCGTTCAATCATCTCTACCGGGATTCTGATGTAGAGTCCATGACTGATGGTCACAATAACTATACAGCTTATGGATTTAATGATGTGTTTGACGAACCCTCTATGGGGTGGGCTCGATATGCTCACACAATGAGGATATGGGTTTATAACTCTGGTTTCTTTTACATAAGGCCTACGCTTCCTGCAATTGAGCTTTTGGATCGTGTGGCTGAACGACTCTCTAGGCCAGAAAAAGCATGGGACCAAGCAGTGTTCAACGAGGAACTATTTTTCCCTTCACATCCGGGGTACAATGGGCTTCATGCTTCCAAGAGAACAATGGATTTCTATCTCTTCATGAATAGCAAGGTCCTCTTCAAGACGGTCAGGAAAGACGCCAATTTGAAAAAGTTGAAACCAGTAATCCTTCATGTAAATTACCACCCGGATAAACTTCCAAGGATGCAGGCAATTATGGATTTCTATGTTAACGGCAAGCAAGATGCGCTGGAACCTTTCCCTGATGGTTCTCAATGGTAG